In the genome of Chryseobacterium arthrosphaerae, one region contains:
- a CDS encoding GNAT family N-acetyltransferase, which produces MNYELREMLPSDEARVLEIFKQGVDSGIATLETEVPTAEAWSMEYFNDCRWVLENENNTVVGWCALKPVSKRESFKGVAEVSIYFDNEYQGKGLGSILLKKIILDSEDHGFWTLQTNLFSENEMAIKSHQKNGFRMVGIRKKIGNLNGQWKDLVLMEKRSERI; this is translated from the coding sequence ATGAATTACGAATTAAGAGAAATGCTTCCCAGTGATGAAGCCAGAGTGCTGGAGATTTTCAAACAGGGAGTGGATAGCGGGATCGCTACTTTAGAAACAGAAGTTCCTACCGCAGAGGCCTGGAGTATGGAATATTTCAATGACTGCCGCTGGGTACTGGAAAATGAAAATAATACCGTCGTAGGATGGTGTGCCTTAAAACCGGTAAGCAAAAGAGAATCTTTTAAAGGAGTAGCTGAAGTAAGCATTTATTTTGATAACGAATATCAGGGAAAGGGACTCGGTTCCATATTACTGAAAAAAATAATCCTGGACAGTGAAGATCATGGATTCTGGACCTTACAGACCAATCTGTTTTCTGAAAACGAAATGGCCATCAAATCGCATCAGAAAAATGGATTTAGAATGGTAGGCATTCGAAAGAAAATAGGAAACCTGAATGGGCAATGGAAAGATCTCGTTCTGATGGAAAAGAGAAGTGAAAGAATATAA